In Balaenoptera musculus isolate JJ_BM4_2016_0621 chromosome 19, mBalMus1.pri.v3, whole genome shotgun sequence, one genomic interval encodes:
- the ASPDH gene encoding LOW QUALITY PROTEIN: putative L-aspartate dehydrogenase (The sequence of the model RefSeq protein was modified relative to this genomic sequence to represent the inferred CDS: deleted 1 base in 1 codon), which translates to MALTTVPRKVGILGYGRVGQSLVSHLLTQGPELGLELVFVWNRDPGRMAGSVPPTLQLQNLAALGERHPDLVVEVAHPKIIHESGAEILRYANLLVGSPSALADQATERQLLEASHRWGHAVFVARGALWGTEDIARLDEAGGLQSLRVTMATHPDGFRLEGPLATHRAQPGPRTVLYEGPVRGLCPLAPRNSNTMAARCPGRPGLGFDRVIGVLVADFSLKDMHVVDVELSGPPGPTGRSFAVHTHRENPTEPGAVTGSATITTFWRSLLGCCHLPSKPGIHLC; encoded by the exons ATGGCTCTCACCACAGTCCCGAGGAAGGTGGGGATACTGGGCTACGGCCGCGTCG gacAGTCCCTGGTCTCCCACTTGCTGACTCAGGGACCAGAACTGGGCCTAGAACTTGTTTTTGTCTGGAATCGTGACCCAGGACGAATGGCGGGGAGTGTGCCCCCTACCCTTCAGCTCCAGAACCTTGCTGCCCTCGGGGAGAG gcaCCCTGACCTTGTGGTGGAAGTGGCCCATCCCAAAATAATCCACGAATCTGGGGCAGAAATCCTGCGCTATGCCAATCTCCTG GTGGGATCCCCCTCAGCCCTAGCTGACCAGGCCACAGAGCGGCAGCTCCTGGAGGCCTCGCATCGCTGGGGCCACGCTGTGTTCGTGGCCCGAGGGGCCCTCTGGGGCACTGAGGACATCGCCAGATTGGACGAAGCCGGGGGCCTCCAG AGCCTCCGTGTCACCATGGCCACACACCCTGATGGCTTCCGGCTCGAGGGACCCCTGGCTACCCACCGAGCACAGCCCGGGCCTCGCACTGTGCTCTATGAAGGCCCTGTCCGTGGGCTCTGCCCCCTTGCCCCCCGAAACTCCAACACAATGGCTGCCCGCTGCCCTGGCCGCCCCGGCCTGGGCTTCGAC CGCGTGATCGGGGTGCTTGTGGCCGATTTCAG CCTCAAGGACATGCATGTGGTGGATGTGGAGCTGAGCGGACCCCCGGGCCCCACAGGCCGAAGCTTTGCTGTGCACACCCACAGAGAGAACCCCACCGAGCCAGGCGCGGTCACCGGctctgccaccatcaccaccttctGGCGCAGCCTCCTGG GCTGCTGCCACCTTCCCTCCAAGCCGGGGATCCATCTCTGCTAA
- the JOSD2 gene encoding josephin-2 isoform X1 → MSQAPGAQPSPPSVYHERQRLELCAVHALNNVLQQQLFSQEAADEICKRLAPDSRLNPHRSLLGTGNYDVNVIMAALQGQGLAAVWWDRRRPLSQLALPRVLGLILNLPSPVSLGLLSLPLRRRHWVALRQVDGVYYNLDSKLRAPEVLGNEDGVRAFLAAALAQGLCEVLLVVTKEVEEKGSWLRAD, encoded by the exons ATGTCCCAGGCCCCAGGAGCTCAGCCAAGCCCGCCCTCCGTGTACCACGAACGGCAACGCCTGGAGCTCTGTGCCGTCCACGCCCTCAACAACGTCCTGCAGCAGCAGCTCTTCAGCCAGGAGGCTGCCGATGAGATCTGCAAGAG GTTGGCCCCAGACTCCCGGCTGAACCCCCATCGCAGCCTCCTGGGCACCGGCAACTATGACGTCAACGTGATCATGGCCGCCCTgcaggggcagggcctggccgCCGTGTGGTGGGATAGAAGGAG GCCCCTGTCCCAGCTGGCGCTGCCCCGGGTGCTGGGGCTGATCCTGAACCTGCCCTCGCCTGTGTCCCTGGGGCTGCTGTCCCTGCCGCTGCGCCGGCGACACTGGGTGGCCCTGCGCCAGGTGGACGGCGTCTACTACAACCTTGACTCCAAGCTGCGGGCGCCCGAGGTCCTGGGCAACGAGGACGGTGTCAG GGCCTTCCTGGCAGCCGCGCTGGCTCAGGGCCTGTGCGAGGTGCTGCTGGTGGTGAccaaggaggtggaggagaagggCTCCTGGCTGCGGGCAGACTGA
- the JOSD2 gene encoding josephin-2 isoform X2 has protein sequence MSQAPGAQPSPPSVYHERQRLELCAVHALNNVLQQQLFSQEAADEICKRPLSQLALPRVLGLILNLPSPVSLGLLSLPLRRRHWVALRQVDGVYYNLDSKLRAPEVLGNEDGVRAFLAAALAQGLCEVLLVVTKEVEEKGSWLRAD, from the exons ATGTCCCAGGCCCCAGGAGCTCAGCCAAGCCCGCCCTCCGTGTACCACGAACGGCAACGCCTGGAGCTCTGTGCCGTCCACGCCCTCAACAACGTCCTGCAGCAGCAGCTCTTCAGCCAGGAGGCTGCCGATGAGATCTGCAAGAG GCCCCTGTCCCAGCTGGCGCTGCCCCGGGTGCTGGGGCTGATCCTGAACCTGCCCTCGCCTGTGTCCCTGGGGCTGCTGTCCCTGCCGCTGCGCCGGCGACACTGGGTGGCCCTGCGCCAGGTGGACGGCGTCTACTACAACCTTGACTCCAAGCTGCGGGCGCCCGAGGTCCTGGGCAACGAGGACGGTGTCAG GGCCTTCCTGGCAGCCGCGCTGGCTCAGGGCCTGTGCGAGGTGCTGCTGGTGGTGAccaaggaggtggaggagaagggCTCCTGGCTGCGGGCAGACTGA